Proteins from a genomic interval of Prevotella sp. E13-27:
- a CDS encoding DUF349 domain-containing protein, which yields MMDSQENALTQGENKEVKEEAVAQQEEIIVADETSQVEESTEAAAEAVERKVYQTKKEVLDRVKEIAHAEEIPQKDEVEYLKTAFYKLHIAEREAQQKAYLEAGGAPEAYQVMPDEDEESFKAEMGIIKERRQQQFREQEAEKEENLKKKLDLIEKLKAMVTSPEEASKTYQEFKALQQEWREIKNVPAERANELWRNYQLYVEQFYDLLKLNSEARELDFKKNLEAKTHLCEAAEKLADEEDVISAFHQLQKLHQEYREIGPVAKELREEIWQRFKAASTVINKRHQQHFDDLRAREEENLAKKTALCERVEAICNEENKNTADWEKHTKEIIDIQTEWKTIGFAPQKMNVKIFERFRAACDAFFASKAEHFRELKDSFKENADKKRALIEKAKALQDSTDWRSTSDKLIALQKEWKTIGVVPKKLGDQLWEEFLAACNKFFEARNAQGADQRNEERQNMEKKLDVIERLKAVAEEGGDDLQAKVQKLVEEYNSIGHVPFREKDKIYKQYHEVLDKLYKELNVNVAKRRLNKFKDNLKQVAERGEQALDNERARLMRQYDAIKQDVQTYENNLGFLTASSKKGNSLIEEMNRKIQKLKDDMQLVKEKIKAIDAAED from the coding sequence ATGATGGACTCTCAAGAGAATGCCCTCACTCAGGGCGAGAACAAAGAAGTGAAAGAAGAGGCTGTAGCTCAGCAAGAAGAAATTATTGTAGCTGACGAGACCTCTCAAGTAGAAGAATCAACAGAAGCTGCAGCAGAAGCCGTAGAGCGCAAAGTGTACCAGACAAAGAAAGAGGTACTTGACCGCGTAAAGGAGATTGCTCATGCAGAAGAAATTCCACAGAAAGATGAGGTGGAGTATCTTAAGACAGCTTTCTACAAACTACATATAGCAGAACGTGAGGCACAGCAGAAAGCCTATCTCGAGGCTGGCGGTGCTCCAGAGGCCTATCAGGTAATGCCCGATGAAGACGAGGAATCGTTCAAGGCAGAGATGGGCATAATCAAAGAACGTCGTCAGCAACAATTCCGTGAGCAGGAGGCTGAGAAGGAAGAGAACCTCAAGAAGAAGCTCGATTTAATAGAAAAGCTCAAGGCAATGGTCACCTCACCTGAGGAGGCAAGTAAGACATATCAGGAGTTCAAGGCTCTGCAGCAGGAGTGGCGTGAGATAAAGAACGTTCCTGCTGAGCGTGCCAACGAACTGTGGCGCAACTATCAGCTCTATGTGGAGCAGTTCTATGACCTGCTGAAATTGAACAGCGAGGCACGTGAACTGGACTTCAAAAAGAACTTGGAAGCAAAGACCCATCTGTGTGAGGCTGCAGAGAAACTTGCAGACGAAGAGGATGTTATAAGTGCTTTCCACCAGCTGCAGAAGCTTCATCAGGAGTATCGCGAGATTGGTCCTGTAGCAAAAGAGCTGCGTGAAGAGATTTGGCAGCGCTTCAAGGCTGCATCAACAGTCATCAACAAGCGCCATCAGCAGCATTTCGACGACCTGCGTGCTCGTGAAGAGGAGAACCTCGCAAAGAAGACTGCACTCTGTGAGCGCGTAGAGGCTATCTGCAACGAAGAAAATAAGAATACTGCAGACTGGGAGAAGCATACCAAGGAGATTATTGACATCCAGACAGAATGGAAGACCATTGGCTTCGCACCACAGAAGATGAACGTCAAGATCTTCGAGCGCTTCCGTGCTGCATGCGACGCTTTCTTTGCGAGCAAGGCTGAACACTTCCGTGAGCTGAAAGACTCTTTCAAGGAGAATGCAGACAAGAAGCGTGCCCTCATCGAGAAGGCAAAGGCTCTGCAGGATTCTACCGACTGGCGTTCAACTAGCGATAAGCTCATCGCCCTACAGAAAGAATGGAAGACCATCGGTGTTGTTCCAAAGAAATTGGGTGATCAGCTGTGGGAGGAGTTCCTCGCTGCATGTAACAAATTCTTTGAGGCTCGCAATGCCCAGGGTGCCGACCAGCGCAACGAAGAACGTCAGAACATGGAGAAGAAGCTTGACGTCATTGAGCGTCTGAAGGCTGTAGCTGAAGAAGGTGGCGACGACTTGCAGGCAAAGGTACAGAAGCTCGTTGAGGAATACAACTCTATTGGTCATGTGCCTTTCCGCGAGAAGGACAAGATTTACAAACAGTATCATGAAGTACTTGACAAGCTCTACAAGGAGCTCAACGTCAATGTCGCAAAGCGACGTCTCAATAAGTTTAAGGACAACCTGAAGCAGGTTGCTGAGCGTGGCGAGCAGGCTCTCGACAACGAGCGCGCCCGTCTGATGCGCCAGTACGATGCCATCAAACAGGATGTTCAGACATATGAGAACAACCTTGGCTTCCTTACAGCAAGCTCTAAGAAGGGAAACAGCCTTATCGAAGAGATGAACCGCAAGATACAGAAGTTAAAGGATGACATGCAGCTCGTCAAAGAGAAGATCAAGGCTATTGATGCAGCAGAAGACTAA
- the nrdG gene encoding anaerobic ribonucleoside-triphosphate reductase activating protein produces MLKYVNTGIVFQEIPDEVTLAINISNCPCRCPGCHSHYLWEDIGLPLDTDAIDDFINSYGRDITCIAFMGGDGDPKGVNLLAQYIHEEHQQFKVAWYSGRLRIPAGINKNDFDFIKIGPYIRHLGPLNKSTTNQRLYQQKPDGSFEDITYKFWRKQIAQ; encoded by the coding sequence ATGCTCAAGTACGTAAACACAGGAATTGTTTTTCAGGAGATACCCGACGAAGTGACACTGGCAATTAACATTTCTAATTGCCCGTGTCGCTGTCCAGGCTGCCACAGCCATTATCTGTGGGAAGACATAGGACTGCCATTAGACACTGACGCTATCGATGATTTTATTAACAGCTATGGTCGTGATATAACTTGCATAGCGTTCATGGGTGGTGATGGTGACCCGAAAGGCGTCAACCTTCTTGCACAATACATCCATGAGGAGCATCAACAGTTCAAGGTGGCATGGTATAGTGGTCGTCTGCGCATACCTGCTGGCATAAACAAAAATGACTTCGACTTCATAAAGATAGGTCCATATATTCGACATCTCGGACCTCTAAATAAGTCAACCACAAACCAGCGACTGTATCAGCAGAAACCTGATGGTAGTTTCGAGGATATCACCTATAAGTTCTGGCGCAAACAAATTGCGCAATAG
- a CDS encoding urocanate hydratase yields MTFQEELQLGIPKVLPEMPPYDTSINHAPKRKDILSPEEKRLALRNALRYFPQHLHAQLAPEFAEELKKYGRIYMYRLRPTYPMYARSIDEYPHKSQQAAAIMMMIQNNLDPRVAQHPHELITYGGNGAVFQNWAQYRLVMKYLSEITDEQTLVMYSGHPLGLFPSHKEAPRVVVTNGMVIPNYSKPDDWERDNALGVSQYGQMTAGSYMYIGPQGIVHGTTITVLNAARRVFSCDTATKKIPLFVTAGLGGMSGAQPKAGNIAGVVSVTAEINPKAARKRFEQGWVDELHESLDELIPAIKKAVVEKKVVSMAYVGNVVDLWERLANEDIHVDLGSDQTSLHNPWAGGYYPVGYTLEESQKMMAEEPERFKEAVRASLRRQVAAINRLADRGMYFFDYGNAFLLEASRAGADVMGQGKKFRYPSYVQDIMGPLFFDYGFGPFRWVCSSGNPKDLETTDRLAAEVLEEMSHHVTDDIKGQLLDNLHWIREAGKNNLVVGSQARILYADAEGRTKIALAFNDAIRRGEISRPVVLGRDHHDVSGTDSPFRETSNIYDGSQFCADMAVQNVIGDSFRGATWVSIHNGGGVGWGEVINGGFGMVIDGSEEAERRIKSMLFWDVNNGIARRSWARNKGSMDAIRREMERTPGLKVTMPNLVDDDILTGITL; encoded by the coding sequence ATGACATTCCAAGAAGAACTACAGTTAGGCATTCCAAAGGTATTGCCGGAAATGCCGCCATATGACACGAGTATCAACCACGCCCCAAAACGCAAAGACATTCTCTCACCAGAAGAGAAACGTTTGGCACTTCGCAATGCATTGCGTTACTTCCCACAACACCTTCATGCACAACTCGCACCAGAGTTCGCTGAGGAACTGAAGAAATACGGACGCATCTACATGTACCGTCTGCGCCCCACCTACCCTATGTATGCGCGTTCAATAGATGAATATCCTCACAAGAGCCAGCAGGCTGCTGCAATAATGATGATGATCCAGAACAATCTGGACCCGCGCGTGGCACAGCATCCTCATGAGCTGATAACCTACGGAGGTAACGGTGCGGTGTTCCAGAACTGGGCACAATATCGGTTGGTGATGAAATATCTGTCGGAGATTACCGATGAGCAGACGCTCGTCATGTACTCCGGTCATCCACTCGGACTATTTCCCTCACACAAGGAGGCACCACGCGTGGTGGTCACCAATGGCATGGTGATACCGAACTATTCAAAGCCCGATGACTGGGAACGCGACAATGCTCTTGGCGTCAGCCAGTATGGTCAGATGACAGCCGGATCATACATGTACATCGGTCCGCAAGGCATTGTCCACGGCACTACAATAACAGTCCTTAATGCAGCACGTCGTGTATTTAGCTGTGATACAGCCACGAAAAAGATTCCACTCTTCGTCACAGCAGGTCTTGGTGGCATGAGCGGTGCCCAGCCAAAAGCTGGCAACATCGCGGGTGTGGTAAGCGTAACAGCAGAGATTAACCCAAAGGCAGCCCGAAAGCGTTTTGAACAGGGATGGGTGGACGAACTGCATGAAAGTCTTGATGAACTGATACCCGCCATAAAGAAAGCAGTTGTAGAGAAAAAGGTCGTGTCCATGGCATACGTCGGCAATGTTGTTGACCTATGGGAGCGTCTGGCCAACGAAGACATACATGTTGACCTCGGAAGCGACCAGACATCACTTCACAACCCATGGGCTGGTGGCTACTATCCAGTTGGCTATACACTTGAAGAGTCACAAAAGATGATGGCAGAAGAGCCTGAACGTTTCAAGGAAGCAGTCAGGGCATCACTGCGCCGACAGGTGGCAGCCATAAACCGCTTGGCAGACCGCGGTATGTACTTCTTTGATTACGGCAACGCCTTTCTCTTGGAGGCAAGCCGCGCTGGAGCTGATGTGATGGGACAAGGGAAGAAGTTCCGTTATCCGAGCTACGTGCAGGATATCATGGGTCCACTGTTCTTCGACTACGGCTTCGGTCCGTTCCGTTGGGTATGCTCATCTGGCAATCCAAAGGATCTGGAGACAACAGACCGCTTGGCGGCAGAGGTGCTTGAAGAGATGAGCCACCATGTCACCGATGACATCAAAGGCCAGCTCCTCGACAACCTGCACTGGATTCGCGAAGCAGGAAAGAACAATCTCGTGGTTGGCTCACAGGCACGCATACTCTATGCCGATGCCGAAGGACGTACGAAGATTGCATTGGCATTCAACGATGCCATACGCCGCGGAGAGATAAGCCGCCCAGTAGTCCTTGGTCGCGACCATCACGACGTCAGCGGCACCGACTCACCTTTCCGCGAGACATCAAATATCTACGACGGATCACAGTTCTGTGCCGACATGGCAGTACAGAATGTCATTGGCGACTCGTTCCGCGGAGCTACATGGGTAAGCATCCACAATGGAGGCGGTGTTGGTTGGGGCGAAGTTATCAACGGAGGCTTCGGAATGGTCATCGATGGCAGCGAAGAGGCTGAGCGCCGAATAAAGAGCATGCTCTTCTGGGACGTAAACAATGGTATAGCGCGCCGTTCATGGGCACGCAACAAAGGCTCAATGGATGCCATACGCCGAGAGATGGAGCGCACACCCGGGCTAAAGGTCACCATGCCCAACCTCGTGGATGATGACATACTTACAGGCATCACCTTGTAA
- the ftcD gene encoding glutamate formimidoyltransferase — MTNEKQIIECVPNFSEGRDMSIIKQITNAIESVDGVRMLDIDPGEATNRTVVTFVGAPEAVVEAAFRGAKKAGELIDMRKHHGAHPRMGATDVLPLIPVAGITLEECAVLARKLAERMAHEAGIPCYAYEAAALKPERKNLAVCRAGEYEALLEKLTDPEKQPDFMPIGENGELRIENSQLPESLLRTGCTAVGARDFLIAVNWNLNTTSTRRANAIAFDVREKGRPKREGNPITGKPVVDESGKPVMIPGTLKCTKAIGWYIDEYGIAQVSMNMTNINVTPLHVAFDEVCRCAQNRGIRVTGTEIVGLVPKRALIDAGKYFLEKQHRSVGIPEDDIIKIAIKSMGLDDLKPFNPKEKVIEFMMEDSKEKGLNSLTVKAFAEETSRESPAPGGGTIAAYMGALGAALGTMVANLSSHKVGWDDRWHEFSLWAEKGQVLMNELLALVEEDTVAFNHIMEAFGMPKKTEEEKVARSKAIQEATLYAAQVPLHTMEASFRTFDICRAMAQEGNPASVSDAGVGALAARAAVIGAGLNVKINAGSLKDRTTADELISKANDLIKKANAAEQEIIKIVESKL; from the coding sequence ATGACTAACGAAAAACAAATTATTGAGTGCGTGCCCAACTTCAGCGAAGGGCGCGACATGAGTATCATCAAGCAAATAACGAATGCCATTGAAAGCGTTGATGGGGTTCGTATGCTGGACATAGACCCTGGCGAAGCCACCAATCGCACGGTAGTGACATTCGTTGGGGCCCCGGAAGCTGTGGTAGAGGCCGCCTTTCGCGGAGCGAAGAAAGCAGGTGAGCTCATCGACATGCGCAAGCATCACGGAGCTCATCCACGCATGGGTGCCACCGATGTACTACCACTCATTCCCGTTGCAGGCATCACCCTTGAGGAGTGCGCTGTGCTCGCCCGCAAACTGGCAGAGCGCATGGCTCACGAGGCAGGCATACCCTGCTATGCCTACGAGGCAGCAGCACTAAAGCCCGAGCGCAAGAACCTTGCCGTATGCCGTGCAGGAGAGTACGAAGCTCTACTAGAGAAGCTTACCGACCCAGAGAAACAGCCAGACTTCATGCCTATAGGTGAGAATGGAGAATTGAGAATTGAGAATTCGCAATTGCCAGAGTCTCTGCTTAGAACCGGCTGCACCGCTGTTGGCGCACGCGACTTCCTTATCGCCGTGAACTGGAATCTTAACACTACTTCTACACGACGCGCTAACGCAATTGCTTTCGATGTACGCGAAAAAGGTCGCCCAAAACGTGAGGGCAACCCAATAACAGGAAAGCCTGTCGTTGACGAAAGCGGAAAGCCAGTGATGATTCCCGGTACACTGAAATGCACCAAAGCCATCGGTTGGTACATCGATGAATATGGCATTGCACAGGTATCAATGAACATGACAAACATCAACGTGACACCTCTTCATGTGGCATTCGACGAGGTGTGCCGCTGCGCGCAGAACCGTGGCATACGTGTCACAGGTACTGAGATTGTTGGTTTGGTGCCAAAACGTGCACTTATTGATGCAGGCAAGTACTTTCTTGAGAAGCAGCACCGTTCCGTGGGCATACCCGAAGACGACATCATTAAGATAGCCATCAAGTCCATGGGACTCGACGACCTGAAGCCGTTCAATCCGAAAGAGAAGGTCATTGAGTTCATGATGGAAGATAGTAAAGAAAAAGGCCTAAACTCTCTTACTGTCAAGGCTTTTGCCGAAGAGACATCACGCGAAAGTCCGGCCCCTGGCGGTGGCACCATTGCCGCCTACATGGGAGCGCTTGGCGCAGCTCTTGGCACTATGGTGGCAAACCTGTCGTCACATAAGGTCGGATGGGATGATCGTTGGCATGAGTTCAGCCTATGGGCAGAAAAGGGACAGGTTCTTATGAACGAGCTTCTCGCGCTGGTGGAAGAGGACACCGTTGCCTTCAACCACATCATGGAGGCTTTCGGCATGCCGAAGAAGACCGAAGAGGAGAAAGTTGCACGTTCCAAAGCTATTCAAGAGGCAACGCTCTATGCTGCACAAGTGCCTCTCCACACCATGGAAGCCAGCTTCAGGACATTTGACATATGCCGTGCCATGGCACAAGAGGGCAACCCAGCAAGTGTCAGCGATGCCGGCGTGGGAGCATTGGCTGCACGTGCCGCTGTTATTGGCGCTGGTCTTAACGTGAAGATCAACGCCGGTTCACTGAAAGACCGCACGACTGCCGATGAGCTCATATCCAAGGCTAACGACCTTATAAAAAAAGCCAATGCCGCCGAACAGGAGATTATCAAAATCGTGGAATCCAAACTATAA
- a CDS encoding magnesium transporter CorA family protein: MKTFWNTTGGLSQLSEWQPNCWIQVTCPTEEDQHELEEKFGIPDYFISDISDTDERARYEYDDGWMLIILRIPYVKEVRSRTPYTTVPLGIIHKRDITITVCYYETNMMLDFVSYQQKRGVGFTDYVDMIFRLFYSSAVWYLKRLKQINSLIDKAKRNLDRDVNNESLIGLSRLQDSLTYFQTSIRGNETLLSKLKFKLQIDELDADLIEDVSIEMTQARETTSIYSDILESTMDTYSSIINNNMNTVMKTLTTVSILMMFPTLIASLFGMNLINGMEDHPLGFPLALAISVGVSALAWWTLHRKDLV, from the coding sequence ATGAAAACATTCTGGAACACAACAGGTGGGCTAAGCCAGCTCAGTGAGTGGCAGCCTAATTGCTGGATACAAGTGACATGCCCAACAGAGGAAGACCAGCACGAGCTGGAAGAGAAGTTTGGCATACCCGACTACTTCATCTCAGACATCAGCGATACCGATGAGAGAGCACGTTATGAGTACGACGACGGATGGATGCTCATTATCCTGCGTATCCCATACGTAAAGGAGGTGCGCTCACGTACTCCCTACACCACCGTTCCCCTCGGCATCATACATAAGCGCGATATCACCATCACCGTTTGTTATTATGAGACAAACATGATGCTTGACTTCGTTTCCTATCAGCAGAAGCGTGGTGTAGGCTTCACCGACTATGTAGATATGATCTTCCGTTTGTTCTACTCCAGCGCCGTATGGTATCTGAAGCGACTTAAGCAGATAAACTCACTTATAGACAAGGCGAAGCGCAATCTTGACCGCGATGTAAACAATGAGAGCCTTATCGGACTGAGCCGTCTGCAAGACTCACTCACCTATTTCCAGACATCCATCCGCGGCAACGAGACACTGCTGTCGAAACTGAAGTTCAAACTACAGATTGACGAACTCGATGCAGACCTTATAGAGGACGTAAGCATTGAGATGACACAGGCACGAGAAACAACGAGCATCTATTCCGACATCCTGGAATCGACAATGGATACCTACAGCAGCATCATCAACAATAACATGAACACGGTGATGAAAACGTTGACCACAGTATCTATTCTTATGATGTTCCCAACACTCATTGCATCACTGTTTGGTATGAACCTCATAAACGGTATGGAAGACCACCCTCTAGGCTTCCCATTGGCACTCGCCATCTCCGTTGGTGTCTCCGCGCTGGCATGGTGGACACTACACAGGAAAGACCTTGTATGA